In the genome of Pirellulales bacterium, one region contains:
- a CDS encoding type I phosphomannose isomerase catalytic subunit yields the protein MSPIFRRYLWGGRRLGELFHKPIGPESDYAESWEIADRGPDQSRVFAGPWQGATLAELMRDHRRDLLGDQWSGGNFPLLVKLLDAQADLSVQVHPNDEHAARLQLNDAGKTEAWYVVAARPGSKIYAGLKPGFDSAALEREITRGACELCLHSFEPQAGDIVHLPAGTVHALGAGIVVAEVQQSSDVTYRLFDWNRVGADGRPRQLHLEQALQVIDYATGPVQPLRQDSTQKNATAGGCQQLLANAYFHLAQRQFDQPVEFAAAGRCRIWVVLAGALQIAGDPSPTPTLPGHTILFPASWPVIQAVPLSPVTLLEITLPVSSA from the coding sequence ATGAGTCCCATCTTTCGCCGCTACCTATGGGGAGGCCGGCGTTTGGGTGAACTTTTTCATAAACCCATCGGTCCCGAATCCGACTACGCCGAAAGTTGGGAGATCGCCGATCGCGGACCCGACCAAAGCCGCGTGTTTGCCGGTCCGTGGCAAGGGGCCACGTTGGCGGAATTAATGCGCGATCATCGGCGCGACTTATTAGGTGATCAATGGAGCGGCGGAAATTTTCCCTTATTGGTCAAATTGCTGGATGCCCAGGCCGATTTGTCGGTGCAGGTCCATCCCAACGACGAACACGCCGCCCGATTGCAACTAAACGATGCTGGCAAGACGGAGGCTTGGTACGTGGTTGCCGCGCGGCCCGGCAGTAAAATTTATGCCGGTTTAAAGCCCGGCTTTGACAGCGCGGCGCTCGAACGGGAAATAACCCGCGGCGCGTGCGAGCTTTGCCTGCATAGCTTTGAACCGCAGGCGGGGGATATTGTGCATTTGCCGGCGGGTACGGTCCATGCGTTGGGGGCGGGGATTGTCGTGGCCGAAGTTCAGCAATCCAGCGATGTCACCTACCGCCTGTTTGACTGGAACCGCGTCGGCGCGGATGGTCGGCCCCGCCAATTGCACCTCGAGCAAGCCCTGCAGGTGATTGACTACGCCACCGGGCCGGTGCAACCACTCCGCCAGGACTCCACCCAAAAAAATGCTACCGCTGGCGGCTGCCAGCAATTATTGGCCAACGCGTACTTTCACTTGGCGCAACGCCAGTTTGACCAGCCGGTGGAATTTGCCGCCGCGGGGCGATGCCGGATTTGGGTGGTGCTGGCGGGTGCGCTCCAGATCGCGGGTGACCCCTCTCCCACGCCCACGCTCCCCGGGCATACCATTCTCTTTCCCGCTAGTTGGCCAGTGATCCAGGCGGTCCCGCTCTCGCCGGTGACGCTGCTAGAAATCACCTTGCCGGTATCCTCCGCTTAG